The region GGCATATCGCCCTGGGGCCGTACACGGTCGCGCCGCAGGGCCTCTCCTACGACGTCACGGTCACCTTGCGGTACGGGCCCCGGGGACACACCCCGGCGCCCGTCCATCCGCCCGAACGTGCCCGGGGCCGTGGCCGCGCCTGGTACCGGGGCGACAGCCATCTGCACTCCGTCCACTCCGACGGCAAACGCACCCCCGCCGAGATCGCCGCGCTGGCCCGCGCCGCCGGGCTGGACTTCATCAACACCTCCGAGCACAACACCACCTCCGCGCACCGTGCCTGGGAGGGTCTGTGGGGCGATGACCTGCTGATCCTGACCGGTGAGGAGGTCACCACCCGTAATGGGCACGTGGTGGCGATGGGCACCGACCCCGAGGTCTTCATCGACTGGCGCTACCGGGCCCGCGACAACGCCTTCGGGAAGTACGCGCGGGCCATCCGGCGGGCCGGCGGCCTGGTCATCCCGGCACATCCGCACGCCACCTGCATCGGCTGCAACTGGAAGTTCGGGCTGAACGACGCGGATGCGGTGGAGGTCTGGAACGGCCCGTACACCCCCGATGACGAGATCACCCTCGCCGAATGGGACAACACCCTGGTCGCGCACGCCCGTGGCCGCGCGGACTGGTTGCCGGCCGTCGGACACAGCGACGCCCACCGCGACCCGGATGTGGTGGGCCTGCCGCAGACCGTGGTCCTCGCCGACGATCTCTCGCGCCGAGCCCTGCAGGACGGCATCCGGGCGGGCCGGGTCTGGATCGCCGAGTCGTCGAAGGTCGAACTGGCCTTCTCCGTCACCGGTGAACGCGGCGAACACGCCGGAATCGCCGAGCGCCTGGAGGTCCCCCGTACGGCGAAGGTCACGGCACATCTCCAGGTCTCCGGCGCCCCGGGCTGCACCGCCTCCTTCGTCACCGACCAGGGGCGGCTGTACTCCACCCCGCTGCCCGCCTCGGGCAACGGCACCGTCAGCTGGCAGACCACCGCGGATTACGCCGCCTACATACGCGCGGAAGTCCGCCACCCTTCGACGATCCCAGGCCTGCCGGGCCCGATGGCAGCCATGACCAACCCGGTCTTCCTGGGCCGCTGGAGCTGACAGCGGCTTCGTCGGGCTCAGACCGGCAGGCCTGGACAGCCGCGTCATCGGTCTCTGACCGGCAGGCGAGGGGCAGAACCCGCCGGCGCCCGCCGCGATGGCGGGGCGCCGCGTAATTTGGCGGGGAGGCGTGAGCGATCGCTGGGAAGCGGGGCCGGTCGCTGAGAGACATGGGCAGTGGCCAGGGATCACGGCCGGCTGCCGGGAATCATGATCCATCGGGGAGGGGCGGGCGCTCATGCGTGCCATGCAGTTCGAGCGGTTCGGGGGACCGGAGGTCCTGCGGAAGGCCGAGGTACCGGACCCGGTGGCGGGGCCGGGCGAGACGCTGGTCGAGGTGGAGGCCGCGGGCGTCAACTTCGGCGACATCAAGCAGATCGCGGGCGAGCAGCCCGACGGTCCGTACGCGCCGAAGGGGCCGCTGCCGCGCATCCCCGGCCTGGAGGTCGTCGGCCGGACCCCGG is a window of Streptomyces caniferus DNA encoding:
- a CDS encoding CehA/McbA family metallohydrolase codes for the protein MERRDLLRLSAVAGATGALTLGRVSFADASPAAGQAGGGPGEQTRRVTGHLPTGAPDFVYLPVEVPHGVREIAVAYRYDRPAVPEGTPGNACDIGIFDERGTGLGGAGFRGWSGGARTEFFLRADDATPGYLPGPVNAGTWHIALGPYTVAPQGLSYDVTVTLRYGPRGHTPAPVHPPERARGRGRAWYRGDSHLHSVHSDGKRTPAEIAALARAAGLDFINTSEHNTTSAHRAWEGLWGDDLLILTGEEVTTRNGHVVAMGTDPEVFIDWRYRARDNAFGKYARAIRRAGGLVIPAHPHATCIGCNWKFGLNDADAVEVWNGPYTPDDEITLAEWDNTLVAHARGRADWLPAVGHSDAHRDPDVVGLPQTVVLADDLSRRALQDGIRAGRVWIAESSKVELAFSVTGERGEHAGIAERLEVPRTAKVTAHLQVSGAPGCTASFVTDQGRLYSTPLPASGNGTVSWQTTADYAAYIRAEVRHPSTIPGLPGPMAAMTNPVFLGRWS